The window GAGGGATACTAAGAGAGTGTGCCGAGGATCACAACGACGCAGCGAAACTGTTCAATACTAAGCTCTCATCTCAATTGGATTCTCTCAACGCCAATTTTCCCCAGGGAAAGTTTGTTTACGTTGATATTTACAATCCCTTTCTTGATCTCATCCAAAACCCTCAAAAATCAGGTAATTCCTTTGATGGGTATTGGGAAAACCCCTATCCTCTTTGCTCTAGAATCTCTGGCCTATATGCCAACTGATTTCAAAAACCGTTTTACAACATTTTaagaaaaagtaatttatttcaGGGTTTGAAGTGGTGGATAAGGGTTGCTGTGGCACAGGGAAAATAGAGGTGGCAGTACTATGTAACCCATTTAGTCCATTTACCTGTGAAGACGCGTCAAATTATGTATTTTGGGACAGTTATCATCCTACAGAAAAAGCATACAAGGTTCTAATTGGTGAAATCATCCAGAAATGTGTGGACAGCTTCTTCTGATCAAACTGGTCGACTTCCTGATATCTCTTTAGTCTCCAACCCATGCATATTTGGCAAGCTCCACTGCCTTCAGTTACTTGTAATGgtgaaagtgaaaattttccTTCTCTGTTTTGTAATCACAGCGAAACGAGCTACTAGGGTATACCAATGTGTATTCAAAATAGAATTGcttgattttcataatttggtatatgtattaaattataataatatcatgATATCCAGGCATCATGCGTCTCATGTCTTCATGTACTCCACTCAAGTTGATACTTGTTATAATGGAAATCGTTATCATTAATCATCCAAGAAGGGCAACTTCCAGAAAATGTTGACCATTAGATACAGTTGTATTCACGTGgatgaaaattatataaaaataaaaataatatttgatttctttttgaaaaaattgaaatcaactTGTACCACATATATATGCTTCCAATATTACCATTATCAATTGCCTACGTATTCCTATCCCACATTTAAATGCCATTCATCATAAATTGTACCTAAATTGAAGGTGTTTGTGAAGTTAAACTaatcctttctaattttttttattagtccgATCGACATCACACTCGTTTACTCACCTTAGGACTTAATCATCCCTCATAATACACCTATTTTTAGTTTCACACATATCATTTGTGTTAGAAAGTGTCCCACATTCCTACTTAATGTAGattcatttttgtaaagaatattgtgtATGTAATATCTAgtaataatgaatttaataagcaataatgattatcttaatATTTAACCTTAAATATGCTTAATTAGAGACTAAGATTAGTTTTATGctaatcttgtttaattataaattaaactttgattaaggttaagtgtGATTAGTTAACGACTTAAACATGTTTATTAGGTTTTTGGGtgattaattagaattaagAAAAGTTAAGGGATTGATGCGCGGCTACATACATAAAAACTTACAACGAGAGAGACTAAACtgtaaatatgaaaaacttgAAGTTAGTGGCAGCCTTAAGGTCTGTCACCTTATGCATGCTAGCTTAGGTACCCCTTTATAAGGATTGCCAACCTTCATTTCCAGCCTTGTCTCTACAATAATTTGGTGGGTCTAGAGAGAGaagttagagagagaaagtgaaatACAACAGGTTTCTTACATCCTCATTTTGCACAAAATTAACTAGAAACTCAACACTTAAATTTTTGTCTCCCTAGTTTTGGCAGcactaattttatatttgagtatTAATTAGCAACTCTGGAATCTAGGGTGTGATAGTATAAGATGTTTcctaagttgatatattattataatattaaattttttaatcgaataaggaaagttattagaaatatctttataaatattttaagtcataaggagaaaaagttatgaaatgaCAATGAACTTATAAAGATTATAAAGGGGGataaaaatgtgaggaaaaatgAGAGATACTCGATGGAGTGAACGGGTTCATGGTTCATAGTGTAAATACAAGGAGCGGGGAAACATAAGATGTTCTGGAATCTAATAGttttatctcatttatatattctataatattctctatattATAGTaaaatgattctctctcatctctGGATGTAAGTATTATTGGTCAGACCATGTTAAAATCTTATATGCCTTTGTGTGGATTGTTCTATCTTTGTGTTAACTAATATCATTTGTATTAAAGTTTCTCCTAACAAAACTGTTTGTTGCATATTTAACCATTTCTATTCGAACATGGACTTTTTTACATTCATTCACACTTATCTAAGAGCTTAACCATCTAGAGATACATAGTGGAGCTTGACCCACCCCACACGACACACCTATCTAGGACCTTGACTCATCCCAAGGCTTATAGAGGTTTCTAACCATCTATTACCTCACACACTCATTATAAGATCATTTTTCAACAaccattttcataaaatcagTATTATCACATATTAACAATGGTTTCATACGTAAAGTTAATATAAAgggttgttttatttttttgtgtgtggCTCAGTAATTACGCAGCACTCGATCCCTTAAAGAAAAAGTTTTGCTTAAATGAAAGGTTTGAATGCAATTTTAATTTTGGCGCAAGAGCTGGTGAAGTCGGCCTTGCTTGCCATTGGGTGAATGATTTAATAGGCCACAAAGCTCGTAGTCATCATTTAAACCAAACCCATCACAGCTGCAGGGTTCTTAGTTCTTGTTGTTAGTTAGCTACCTAGCTGTCCGTTCCATATGATCGATTCATACATAATTACGAAGCTTAATCCAGTGCACTTGGATTGAGACGTAAAGCAAATATGATAAGTACCCAAAATTAAGACGCTTCGGTGTTGAGTCACATTGTAATGAATTGAATCTAACAACCATTCCACCTACTTGAGCTTTTCTTCCCATCAAATGGTCGAGAAGGCCACGCACTGGAACCACATAAAATCCCTGAACCCTGTATACAATCTACGATCTAAATCAAACGGTTGAAAGGGTCACCCACTGGTCCCAAAAGGCCTCCCCTTGACCAGGCTTCACTCCCTCCTATGAATGAGGAatctaaatcaaaataaagtcgacatacatcattttattttatcctcCATGCATCACACATAGCGAGGAGGATCGTGCCTTATGGAGGGACCCATTTCAAACTAAGATACCTGTATAAAGTCTATCTGTATCCAATTAAACTTATTCACATGGATTCATTAAATCATGGACAATTATGAGATGGACCATGTTACATGTACGTTGGCTGATGCTCACTCACGGGCTCAATGATCGGTATTCACCTGAAAAGAAAAGTCTCCGGAGTCACATTATCACACCTGCCTTGCATTTTTACATATATGATTTTGTGTAACCATTTAGCAAAGAACCCAAGGAAATTGCCGTATAGAAGCGGTGGCCCAACTACTTGACTACTTGTCTGCACGATTTCAACCCCTTCTTCATCAACacattatcttatttattattattattattattattattataaatcaattgtcaaatatatttttgaaccGTTAGATATTTCCTAGACACGTTTTTTGCTTTTATAATTTTCCAACACATGAAAATAGAAAGTTCAATTTTTACCTCTTGTGTCCTTGATTCCTAGTAGTTTAATGCTTCAtggaaacaaaaatgaaaaatctttaCCCACTGCACGTGGAGTAGTTTATTAATGTCCacatatttcattcatttatcgCGTCTAGAAAACGACAAAATCAGGATCACCTTATATACGGGCCGGGCAGGGGGCATAAAATAAAGACTAGTAATCACTTTTTCCATCTCGTTTCTTATAGCTTGGAGAAACACAACAAAAACTTTCCAAGCCCAATGGTGTTTCTTTCTATGGAACTGTGGTCGTCTTCTTCgattattgttttctttctttctgtttttattattttatgtaccACAGAAGCTCTCGTAAAGCTACCGAGGAACGAAACAGTTCCAGCAGTGCTAGTTTTCGGAGATTCGATAGTGGATCCGGGCAATAACAACAATCTTAATACTCTGGTTAAGTGCAATTTTCCACCGTATGGGAGGGACTTAATGGGAGGAGTTCCAACTGGAAGATTTAGCAATGGAAAAATTCCGTCTGACTTCATTGGTATGTCCATTCTATTTTTTACGTGGCCTTATATTTCATGATATGGAAGTATTTTGTTTCCTGATATCATGTAATGTTTTGCAAAAtgagaaatatttatatttggaatgttttgaaaaaggaaatacaGAAAGCAACTCTGCTATCGGATATGTCTTGTTCTAAACTGTTTTTCGATTCAGCCATCTAAGAaaatttccctttttcctttttccttcctGGTTAATTTTACGTACAAGCATGGTTCTGTTGGAATTAAATAAAGGATACCCAAATCAGACTTGGAGCTCATGATCAGGATATCGAGTACTTTCATTTTTCAATGCAAAACGAAGGCCAATGGGATCCTTCTGTGGATTGATCAAATGCTTTTCTCCATGGAGTTTTACCGGTTTGAGTAGTTGGGCCTACGTGACCCGGATGGTTTGggattttgattttcataatttaatttccaaaccGGTTAAGTTCATTAGTGATGGTGTTTGGTAACTCTACAATTTTCCGTGGAATAATTCTCGAATCAAAATATGGTCTTTTCCTTTTGGATGTATGGAATATGTAATGtgagtaaaattatttttattttctctcaaaattttagcTTAGTGATATGATATAACagttacaaaataattattttgtattctcAGCCGAAGCATTGGGAATCAAAGAGCTAGTGCCACCATATTCTAACGCGGCTCTTCAACTTGCTGATCTCCTGACCGGAGTGAGCTTCGCCTCAAGTGGCTCAGGATTTGATCCTATGACACCTAAGCTTGCGGTATATAAATTTCCCTTCACATATAATTTATACTTCAAATAATGTATTGTCCATTTCTTAACTTGGTTTTCATTTTTGGGTCAAAAATCAGTCAGTTTTATCTCTGCCCGATCAATTAGAAATGTTCAAAGAATACAtaagaaagttgaaaatgatggttGGAGAAGAGAGAACAAACACCATTTTAAGCAAAAGCCTATTTCTAGTGGTAGCAGGCAGTGATGACATTGCCAATTCATACTTTGTCAGCGGTGTTCGGAAAATCCAGTATGATGTTCCGGCTTACACTGATCTTATGGCTACCTCGGCTGCTTCTTTCTTGAAGGTAATTTTAATTGCCATGCAAAACCCTGGAATCATCCATGCTCTTCCATTTCCAACTCATAGGATACCGTTCTTATATTCTAttaaacaaattgaaggaaTTGCATGGATTGGGGGCACGCAGAACAGTTGTTACCAGTGCACCTCCATTGGGGTGTCTGCCATCACAGAGAAGCTTAGCAGGAGGGACACAAAGAGAGTGTGCTGAGGGTCACAACGAAGCAGCGAAGCTGTTTAATTTTAAGCTCTCATCTCGATTGGATTCTCTCAACGCCAATTTTCCCCAGGCAAAGTTTGTCTACGTTGATATTTACAAACCCTTACTTGATCTCATCCAAAACCCTCAAAAATCAGGTAATTCCTTTGATGGGTATCGGGAAAACTTATATCCTCTTTGTTCAAGAATCTCAAGCCCTATTTggtaatttatttcaaaactgttttatgATGTATATAGAAATAAATGTgtatttagaaatttataatatttttaacccaaattttatgtttacttttttatatataatgttttatttttaatcattttttatatttatataactatttttttaaaatagctctaaaaaaaaacaagtataaaataaataaaagatattatgaAAGAACATCTTGTTTTtcgtttttttattatcaaacatgtttttccttttttattttttttatttttttttattttgaaaaacacaaaacaattttaaaaaataattatcgggtcttagtttttgttattattattatttaaaaaaaaaaatcatttgtttcAGGGTTTGAAGTGGTGGATAAAGGTTGCTGTGGCTCAGGGACAATAGAGGTGGCAGTGCTATGTAACCAATTAAGTCCATTCACTTGCGAAGACGCGTCAACTTATGTATTTTGGGACAGTTATCATCCTACAGAAAGAGCATACAAGGTTATAATTGATGAGATCATCCAGAAATGCGTGGACAGCTTGATCTGATCAAACTGGTCCACTTCCTGATATCTCTTCAATCTCCAACCCATATATGGCAAGCTCCACTGCCTTTTGTTATTTGTAATGGTGAAAGTGAAAATCTTCCTTCTTGGTTTTGTGATCACAGTTAAAAGAGCTACAATGGTTGTAATGTCATAGCTTTCTGATTCCATGTGCAAATCCATGATAACTCAATTATCATGTAGAGTGCTTTAAGTTCCACtcaccttcatcttcttctgGTCAAGACATAGGATATCATATGCAGTTCTACATCCTGGAACTGTCTTGCTTTTCTTgggattcttcttcttctttgttatGTCTGTCTCTTTCTCTTTTGTTAAGCCTGCTTGGTGTAATGGAAAGTTTTCCTCTGAATTGTTCAATACCTATTTTATGATGTTCCTTCTTATACTGATTTTCTGGTCAGCTCTGCCGAGAGTTGGTTGCTGATAGATAGCAAATATATTTCGTTCTTatgttagtttatttttatttttatttttatttttttttttatttctgcGCATGAGCATTTGGAAGGAATTATAAGAACTTGGGAGCAAGAACAGTTCTAGTTAGGGATGACATCAGGGAGGTCACCTCCATCCCAATCCTACTCTCattatttaaatcaattcttGTCTTTGTCTTAAAGAATAACTTTAATGTcccatttcatttaattttttattattctaaaatttaaaaaattaattatattaatatataaatataccTAAGCCTATCTTGAAcccaaattagtttttttttaaaaaaaaaaaaaattcaagtttatCATTAATCTAACTATGGTTTTTTTCAAACATGTTCTTTTAAGGGTggaacaaatataaaaaaagttattccaTTATCATAAACTTGCATTATAAAATATAGTGCGAGTGAACATTACAAAAGGAGGGCTAAAGAGAGTGCACCCATGAAGACAACAAGTAGCTCAATtgttctattaaaaaaaatactgaaatcAACACTACACCACCTACATCAACACCCAACCATGTCAGATTCGTGCTACTCTTAAGCCAAAGGTTCCTTCactattttttctcatttctcttaTATTAAAAAACCTTTTGTACATGGTTGTTCCTTTACTCAACAACTCATGAGACATGAAGACATTGGAAATGGTGCATGCATCCCAAGCTCGTTCTAGAGTTTCACAATTAAAAACTTAGCTCTAGATAATCCGGAAGAGGTCATTAGCCATTAACAATTATCTTGCCAAAATGAAGATGTTTACTAACAATCTTAGGACTATTGGACATATAATATCATTTGAAGACCTCATGTTTCATATTTTAGTTGACCTTGAGTCAAAATATAACCTTGTCATATAAAAAAGTCTCTTCCACTTTCCTACCAAATCTCTCTTTATCCTAGCACATAAATTAAGGGATCGAAGAGATTATGGCAAATCATGTTCACCAAGAAATGTTTTGGTTTGCCACAAAGTTGGGAATGCTACTTTTTGTTGCTACTATCACTTTGATCGTGTTTTTCATGCTTTTCAAAACAATCAAGCTTCTACATTCATCACCACACCTAAGTTAGTCTCTAACTAGTCATGGTACACTGATAGTAGAGCCACCAGTTATGTTACTGTTGAACTAAGCAACCTCTCTTCGGAATCTAATTATTATGGTAAGGATAAACTTGTAGTTGGCAATGGTAATAAACTTCCTATTACTCATGTTGGCCATACTAAAATAGTTTTTCTCTTCTCTCATCTTTATTTGAGAAATATATTATTGGTTCCTCATATTAAAAATAGCTTGCTAAATATTTCTTGTTTAACAACTactaataacaaaatatttgtTGAATTTCATTCCAATGTTTGTTTGGTGAAGAATAGAAATCCACCAGGTGCTGCTGGAAGGGAAGCTTGAAGATGAACTCTACAAACTACATATTTTAGAGACAAAAATAATACAAAGTCAATTGTTTATTCCTTTATGACTTTATTAGTCATCTCTTTTGTTGGGTTAAGTTTAgttgagtaaaaaaaaagggttgatgCCTAATGTCATGAGTTTTATGATTCAATTAGTCTTGATGTCTTATATAGAAGGTTAGGTCATCCATCTAGTAGAGTTATGAGTCATGTCCAAAAATCTTGTAATCCAAATAATTCAATCAACAAAAAACTTGACTTTAGTGATGCTTGCCAATTTAGAAAACTTCATGCTCTATCTTTCAACTCTTCTATCTCTCAAAAGTTCTTCATCACTTGAGTTGATCAACACAAATATATGAGATCTTTCTCCAATTGTTTCAAACTCAGGATATAGATATTATATCCACTTCATAGATGATTTCTCCCGATATACTTGGATCTATCCTCTTTAAACTAAAGCTAAAACTATATGctcttttatcctttttaaaaaccaaattgagAAAACTTTAGACTCTAAAATAAAGAAACTTCAATAAGCTTGAAGTGGTGAGTATTAGACCTTTTGAGAACTATCTTAAGAATAATGAAACAGTATTTCAACATCCTTGCCCACATGCTCATgaacaaaatgaaaaagtagAGAGAAAACACAAACACATTATAAAAATGGAATTGACCTTCCTTGTTGCCTCAATGCCTTTGAGATTTTGGTGGGGGCCTTCTAGACCTCTATCTACCTTATAATTTACTTGCCTACAACAATCTTAAATTTTATGTCCCCATTAGAAAAACTTTACAAAAGGAAACTAGATTACACTTTTCTCAAAACATTCAGATGTTCTTGTTTTCCTTACCTCAAGCTATTTCAATCcaccaaattccaatttcacaTAACCAAGTGTGTCTTTGTAGGTTACAACAACTCCCACAAAGGTACTGGCCACAATTCTCTATTGTCTAAAATACTAAACCTTTTTATGTAGCAACTTTGGCttagaaaaactagagaaagattCACTatgacttttgtagtactccAAGTATCGTCCTTAATGACTAGCATATGGAAGTTGTCAAAGTAGGTCTAAATGATTGCTTTTTGCTTACTTTTTGGTACTAAgaatgtgaaaatttgatttgaataaaattgaatttattaaaataaacttaattaaattacaaaagaaTTATTGATTTCTAATTCAAGTGATTCCAGATTAGGAGTTCCACAATCCAATTTTTGGTATAGGGCCTCAAGAAAAACAAGGGTATAAAATTTAGTTAGTCTTAGGGTATTCAAAATGTGGGGTCAAATGAGATCAATTTAAGTTCCATAACTCAGTGTTGCATCTATAtcataacttttaatattttatttcattattgaaATACCAAATAGATGAACATGTATGAAAATTGGGTTTAGGTTTAGGATTAGGCCTTTACTACTTTGTGTAGATTTGTCTTAGGGTAGATAACAATAGCAAAACCTTAAATAATTAGGGATCAAGAATTACGAAGAATCTCTAGTATCAAGGAATGAACTATTGTACTATCCCCTAATTCAAACTAACATCAAAGAATatctttgttttcaattattatgtCTTAATCCTtcatttattccatttttagtttgattttaccCATTGTTTTCCCTTGGCTCTAAccctaggttttcatgtttcacacTTCAAAATGGTTTTTTGGCCTCTCATGGTGGTGATTTCATTCacacaaactatatatatatataaagaataaataaccATTATTagataaaagaaattagaaacaattgattaaaataaagaaaacaaagcaaaaatcTTCAATATTGTCTTCTCTTCTTAAGAAAACAAACTACTTTGGGAAAAACAAGGAGCAATAATTAATGTAAATCCTAAAGGCAACATTTCAATCCTAGAACCATAGAATTCAAAAAGGAAGGTTAAGATCCATCATATCTTCATTGAAATGcttagaataaaagaaatttcatcATGCTTAAAATTCTTAGATAATGATATTTATGACAGAATTTCCATATTTTTGAAGCTCTTCTAAACAAGGTCTATCtccaaaattagagaaaaaatagCCAAGCTCAATCACTTATAAATCAAATCAAGTCAAAATCCCCACCAACCAAGCCcccaacaaattttaaaatcaaccCCAAAAGATCAATGGAAAaactaaatttcaaaatcaGAAACATATCAAGATTCAAAATCaaccccaaaagaaaaaattggcaTATATAACACATTAGAAAGGGTGCATATTTTTCAACCAGAAAAAATGTGTACTTGAAATTAAGTGATACTAATTTGCAAGTTTTTACTTTTGTATATCATTTTAATGTTAGTAATATCATTAGTTCTGattcttcaactttttttttcttttgtaatgaACTTATTTTGATTAAAGAAATACTAGGTAACTACTTTGACTAATGTGTCTTCAACATTAGACCAAAtgattaatgaataaaaaatatttatttctatttttcttttttattgagTAAAAATTgcttgaaaatcaaaattgaggTCAAAGTTGCACTtgacatttttgtcaaaaaaattttgaaagaaacaaaaatatccTAATACCTGAGCAATGAAACCAGCAACTTGAACATATTTGCTATTCATATGCCAATTCCAATGATATGCCAATGATAAGAAAAGGCACCACAATTCCcaattccaaaacttgcatcCAAAACCCCGTCAAagactaattttaaaaacaacaaaataatatgaaataaaaaacaaaccaaaagtGTAGAGCATAAAAACAAACTGTCACCCGCATTATTTCACGTGCGTACCCACTCAATCAATgaaactcatttttattggtgaaaaattagttttcgaaaagttggagtcgtcacttattttattttattttaaaagggaaaataaaacaagaaagaaaaccctaaagaagtgactccatagttttggaaaagcaagttttgaaaaacccaaatcttggttcggggatcaggttacttattaggaaagTACCTCAAataggtagcacccctctaagccctaaagaggtttctaatgactaagttgagggaaaagtgacaattaatcaattaattgaaaGTACCTAGGTAGACTAAAGTGATTTCGAAACTAGCATgctaaaaaagaaatcaaatcacaattgCAAAGAAATGTTAGGATGTATACCTGGACTACCTCTCAAGCGTTATCATAAGACATTAAAGTTAGTACAAAAATATAGCACACgacatgtattttattagagCAAATCAAATAGATATCTAGGCACTCAAAACACAGATATGGTTTACgacaacatgcatgttcataaaattctgAAAAGTAAGTGATGGAGAGCATACCTGGATAACatgtataatttataagattcctctcTTTCTCTTAGTGAAAACTCTCTCGATGAGAATTCTCTCCCTAAAAATctaaagagagatattttggtTCCTCTCTCCCCGAAAACCACAAAgagaataaatatgttttcttctttcttcgagaaacaaaaaaaataataatataattcttctaaagaaacaaaaaggtccTCACTTGAAGTTATTCCTAGATTTTTCGATGAAACGAACGTTAAGACTTTTGTGCTGTGAGAAACGAATGGTTTTCATATTCATAGTTCCATTCATAACTTGAAGTAAGAAATTTAACTAGTGAAACAACCAATTTGGATCTTAGGGCATTTCAAAAGGTAACCGAGAAGCCTTATTGTTCATCAAAACCCATCACAGCTGCAGAGTTAATAGTTCTTGTTGTTAGTTAGCTTCCTAGCTGTCCGTTCCATATGATTGATTCATACATAATTATGATGCTTAATCCGGTCCACTTGGATTGAGATGTAAGACAACTATGATAAGTacccaaaataaatatttccacCCACGCGTCTCCTTCGATGTTGAGTCACATTATAATGAATTGAATCAAACAACCATTCCACCTACTTGAGCTTAGCTTCTTGATACCGTCAAATGGTCCAGAAGGCCACGCACTGGAACCGCATAAAATCCCTGAACCCTATATACAATCTACAAGTCTAAATCAAACGGTTGAAAGGGCCACCCACTGGACCCAAAAGGCCTCCTCTTAACCAAGCTTCACTCCCTTCTATGAATTAGAAATGTCAATCACAATAAAGTCGAAAtaca is drawn from Vitis riparia cultivar Riparia Gloire de Montpellier isolate 1030 chromosome 18, EGFV_Vit.rip_1.0, whole genome shotgun sequence and contains these coding sequences:
- the LOC117906043 gene encoding GDSL esterase/lipase EXL3-like translates to MVFLSMELWSSSSIIVFFLSVFIILCTTEALVKLPRNETVPAVLVFGDSIVDPGNNNNLNTLVKCNFPPYGRDLMGGVPTGRFSNGKIPSDFIAEALGIKELVPPYSNAALQLADLLTGVSFASSGSGFDPMTPKLASVLSLPDQLEMFKEYIRKLKMMVGEERTNTILSKSLFLVVAGSDDIANSYFVSGVRKIQYDVPAYTDLMATSAASFLKELHGLGARRTVVTSAPPLGCLPSQRSLAGGTQRECAEGHNEAAKLFNFKLSSRLDSLNANFPQAKFVYVDIYKPLLDLIQNPQKSGFEVVDKGCCGSGTIEVAVLCNQLSPFTCEDASTYVFWDSYHPTERAYKVIIDEIIQKCVDSLI